The DNA region TGCTGCCGGTGCTCGCGTAGCGAGCAGGCTTTAGGCGTTAGGTATTAGTCGTTAGGAAGGTCGAAGGTAGGGTGCACGCAATGCACCGGCCGCTCGATTCGCTGGCGCATTCCGTGCACCCTACACCGGATGGACCGCTCCATCCGCTTGCGCTTCCCTAGCCCCCAGCCCCTCCGCCGCAGGCGGACCACCCCCAGCCCCCCTCATGTCTAAGCCGCTCGTTACGCCCCGTACGCTCAAAGGTTTTCGGGACTACCTGCCCGAGGCGATGCTGGCGCGCGAGGGTCTGATCGACACCGCCCGGCGGGTCTACCGCTCGTACGGCTACGCGCCGATCGACACCCCAGCGCTCGAGTACCTAGAGGTGCTCCGCGGCAAGGGCTCCGACGAGACCGACAAGCAGCTCTACGCGTTCCAGGACAACGGCGGCCGCGACGTCGGGCTGCGGTTCGACCTGACGGTGCCGCTGGCCCGCTTCGCGGCCGAGCACACCGGCGAGCTCGGCCTGCCGTTCAAGCGGTACCACATCGCCAGCGTGTGGCGGGGCGAGAACACCCAGCGGGGCCGGTACCGCGAGTTCATGCAGTGCGACTTCGACACGATCGGCGCGGTCGGCCCGGCCAGCGACATCGAGACGCTGCTGGTGACCAGCGACCTGTTCGCCGCGATCGGCTTTGACGCGGTGACGATCCGCATCAACCATCGCGGCGTGCTGGGCGGGATGCTGGAGGCGATCGGCCTGGCCGAGCAGGCGACGTCCGTGCTGCGCGCGCTCGACAAGCTGGCCAAGATCGGCCCGGAGAAAGTGCGGGCAGAGATCGAACAGGCCGCCGGCGCCACCGCGACGCAGTCGGCCAAGATCGTGGCGCTGGCCGGGGTCTCGGGCGACACCTACACGGTCCTGCAGAAGCTCGAAGCGATGGTCGCTGGCCCCGCGGGGAAGTCGGAGGCGGGGGCCGCCGGCGTCGCACGCCTGCGCGACGTGCTGGACGGAGTAGCGGCGGCGGGTGTGCCGCCGGGCAGAATAAAAATCGACCCCTCGATCGCGCGCGGGCTCGACTACTACACGGGGCTGGTGTTCGAGACGACGCTCGACGCGTTGCCCGGCATCGGCTCGGTCGCCAGCGGCGGCCGGTACGACAACCTCGCGGCGCTGTTCACCAAGCAGGAGCTGCCCGGCATCGGCGGTTCGCTGGGGCTCGACCGGCTGCTGGCCGCGATGGAAGAGCTGAAGATGCTCCCCGCCACCCGCACCCCAGCGCCGGTGTTCATGCCGCTGTTCGCCGACGAGTGCCTCGCAGGGGTCCTCAAGCTAGCCGCCGAACTACGCTCGGCCGGGATAGGAGTCGAGGTCTACAGCGAACCCAAGAAGCTCAGCAAGCAGCTCCAGTACGCGGACAAGAAAGGCTTTCGCGTGGCCGTGATCGCGGGGCAAGACGAGCTCGCCAAGGGGGAGGCGCAGGTCAAGGATCTCGCCAACGGCCAGAGCGTGACGGCCTCTGCTGCGGGGCTGCTAGACGAGGTGCGGCGGGTATTGGATGGTCAAGAATAGGACTCGCATGTGGCGCGGATTTACGGTGATTTACACGGATAACGGATTGCAAAGTGCAAACTAGTGATTGAAAATTGCAAAGTGAACCGGGCGCCGCGAACTTCGATCCGACCGTAATCCGCTTCATCCGCGACGATCCGCGTCCCATTCTTCGCTCGCCCC from Pirellulimonas nuda includes:
- the hisS gene encoding histidine--tRNA ligase, with amino-acid sequence MSKPLVTPRTLKGFRDYLPEAMLAREGLIDTARRVYRSYGYAPIDTPALEYLEVLRGKGSDETDKQLYAFQDNGGRDVGLRFDLTVPLARFAAEHTGELGLPFKRYHIASVWRGENTQRGRYREFMQCDFDTIGAVGPASDIETLLVTSDLFAAIGFDAVTIRINHRGVLGGMLEAIGLAEQATSVLRALDKLAKIGPEKVRAEIEQAAGATATQSAKIVALAGVSGDTYTVLQKLEAMVAGPAGKSEAGAAGVARLRDVLDGVAAAGVPPGRIKIDPSIARGLDYYTGLVFETTLDALPGIGSVASGGRYDNLAALFTKQELPGIGGSLGLDRLLAAMEELKMLPATRTPAPVFMPLFADECLAGVLKLAAELRSAGIGVEVYSEPKKLSKQLQYADKKGFRVAVIAGQDELAKGEAQVKDLANGQSVTASAAGLLDEVRRVLDGQE